The [Pseudomonas] carboxydohydrogena genome includes a window with the following:
- a CDS encoding DUF2478 domain-containing protein — protein sequence MCALHSARAIEPVRDDAPKIGAIVYENDKYPDELFKWIVGQCRARGLALAGVLQFPAFEGADPSCDVVLEDIVSGRRTVLFDDRGPGAKGCRLDVGALLEAAMEIERGFETNPSLLVLNKFGKIEAEGGGMCGVIARALERGIPVVIGVPARNLEAWRNFADEFAIELPGDIDQIGRWLAGLG from the coding sequence ATGTGTGCATTGCATTCCGCCCGGGCAATTGAGCCGGTCCGGGACGACGCGCCCAAGATCGGCGCGATCGTCTACGAGAACGATAAATATCCGGACGAGTTGTTCAAATGGATCGTCGGCCAATGCCGGGCGCGCGGTCTGGCGCTGGCTGGCGTCCTGCAATTTCCGGCGTTCGAAGGCGCGGACCCCAGTTGCGATGTGGTGCTTGAAGATATTGTCAGCGGCCGTCGCACGGTGCTGTTCGATGATCGTGGTCCGGGCGCCAAAGGGTGCCGCCTCGATGTGGGGGCGTTGTTAGAGGCCGCGATGGAAATCGAACGCGGCTTTGAGACCAATCCTTCGCTTCTTGTCCTGAACAAGTTCGGGAAAATAGAGGCGGAGGGTGGCGGCATGTGCGGGGTGATCGCCAGGGCGCTCGAACGCGGCATTCCCGTCGTGATCGGCGTTCCAGCGCGCAATCTGGAGGCGTGGCGGAATTTCGCGGATGAATTCGCGATCGAGCTGCCGGGGGATATCGATCAGATCGGGCGCTGGCTTGCAGGACTGGGATAG
- a CDS encoding peptidylprolyl isomerase → MDCSLSNTLPKPKAVSVNGVTISREAIAQEVQNHPADKPIHAWQAAARALVVRELLLQEAARLGIATEALCDPDGRRETAEEAAMRALVEREVKTPEPDEAACRRFYEQNIQRFRLGDLYEAAHILIAAPRDDQAARVAAREQAGTILAAVKANPASFADMASNHSDCSTSAAEGGRLGQISRGQTVVEFEAALERMQPGEMAIAETRYGYHVVRLDHRAEGQTLPFELAKERIAGYLAASVEHRALAQYISILAGQAEITGISLVATDTPLVQ, encoded by the coding sequence ATGGATTGTTCACTCTCGAATACTCTGCCGAAACCGAAGGCCGTCAGCGTCAACGGCGTGACGATTTCCCGCGAAGCCATCGCGCAGGAGGTGCAGAACCATCCGGCCGACAAGCCGATCCACGCCTGGCAGGCGGCGGCGCGCGCGCTCGTGGTGCGCGAGCTGTTGTTGCAGGAAGCCGCGCGGCTCGGCATCGCGACCGAAGCGCTGTGCGATCCGGACGGGCGGCGCGAAACCGCCGAGGAAGCCGCGATGCGCGCATTGGTCGAGCGCGAGGTCAAGACGCCGGAGCCGGATGAGGCGGCCTGCCGTCGCTTCTACGAGCAGAACATTCAGCGTTTCCGGCTCGGCGATCTTTACGAGGCCGCCCATATCCTGATCGCCGCGCCGCGCGACGATCAGGCGGCCCGGGTGGCGGCGCGCGAGCAGGCCGGGACCATTCTCGCCGCGGTGAAGGCCAATCCGGCTTCGTTCGCGGACATGGCGTCGAACCATTCGGATTGCTCGACCTCGGCTGCTGAGGGCGGCCGTCTCGGCCAGATCTCGCGCGGCCAGACCGTGGTCGAATTCGAGGCGGCGCTGGAGCGGATGCAGCCGGGCGAGATGGCGATCGCTGAAACGCGCTACGGCTATCATGTGGTCCGGCTGGATCACCGCGCGGAAGGACAGACGTTGCCGTTCGAACTCGCGAAAGAACGGATCGCGGGCTATCTCGCCGCCAGCGTCGAGCATCGTGCGCTCGCGCAATACATCTCGATCCTCGCCGGGCAGGCCGAGATCACGGGCATCTCGCTTGTCGCGACGGACACGCCATTGGTTCAATAG
- a CDS encoding NnrS family protein, with product MTQRQPVPRLRDYRGPAILSYGFRPFFLLGAIYAGLAILVWLPVFMGELTLSTAFAPRDWHVHEMLYGYLPAVITGFLFTAIPSWTGRLPVQGGPLLVLVVVWLLGRFAVTCSAGIGWLAAMLIDASFLALIAAATGREVFAGRNWRNLKVVALVVLLLVGNIAFHLEAHVSGTADYGIRIGIAAVTVLIMLIGGRIIPSFTRNWLVRENPGRLPSPFAKFDIAIVLVSAAALLVWVVRQDGPLVGVLLAVTGVLNVIRLGRWAGDRTCRERLVLILHVGYAFIPAGFLLASAAAFDLVPASAAIHAWMAGGAGVMTLAVMTRASLGHTGQPLTAALPTQAIYLAIIVAALARIAAVMMPGWSEGLLHLAALAWVMAFFGFALVYGPLLMRPRASAHRD from the coding sequence ATGACACAGCGTCAGCCGGTGCCGCGCTTGCGCGATTATCGGGGTCCCGCGATCCTGTCCTATGGCTTCCGGCCTTTCTTCCTGCTGGGAGCGATCTACGCGGGGCTCGCCATTCTGGTCTGGCTGCCGGTGTTCATGGGCGAACTGACGCTATCGACCGCGTTCGCTCCGCGCGACTGGCATGTGCATGAAATGCTGTACGGCTATCTGCCGGCGGTGATCACCGGGTTTCTGTTCACGGCGATTCCGAGCTGGACCGGGCGGCTTCCGGTGCAGGGCGGGCCGTTGCTTGTGTTGGTCGTCGTGTGGCTGCTGGGGCGTTTCGCCGTGACGTGTTCGGCGGGAATCGGCTGGCTCGCGGCCATGCTGATCGACGCCAGCTTTCTTGCGCTGATCGCGGCCGCCACGGGGCGCGAGGTTTTCGCGGGGCGGAATTGGCGCAATCTCAAGGTTGTCGCGCTGGTCGTTCTTCTCCTCGTCGGGAATATCGCCTTCCATCTGGAAGCGCATGTGTCGGGCACGGCGGATTACGGCATTCGTATCGGGATCGCGGCCGTGACCGTGCTCATCATGCTGATCGGCGGGCGCATCATCCCGAGCTTCACACGCAACTGGCTCGTGCGTGAAAATCCGGGGCGGCTGCCGTCACCCTTTGCGAAGTTCGACATCGCCATCGTGCTGGTGAGCGCGGCGGCGCTGCTGGTGTGGGTCGTTCGTCAGGATGGTCCTCTCGTCGGCGTCCTGCTTGCCGTGACGGGCGTTCTGAATGTCATTCGCCTCGGCCGATGGGCGGGGGATCGCACATGCAGGGAGCGCCTCGTCCTCATCCTGCATGTCGGATATGCCTTCATCCCGGCCGGTTTTCTGCTGGCGTCAGCGGCGGCTTTCGATCTCGTGCCCGCGAGCGCCGCCATCCATGCATGGATGGCGGGCGGCGCCGGCGTCATGACCCTGGCAGTGATGACGCGCGCGAGCCTCGGCCATACGGGGCAGCCGCTGACGGCGGCGTTGCCGACGCAAGCGATCTATCTGGCGATCATTGTCGCGGCACTCGCGCGTATCGCGGCAGTGATGATGCCGGGCTGGAGCGAGGGGTTGCTGCATCTTGCGGCACTGGCATGGGTGATGGCGTTTTTCGGCTTCGCTCTTGTCTATGGTCCCTTGCTCATGAGGCCACGCGCCAGCGCGCACCGCGACTGA
- a CDS encoding nitrate reductase subunit alpha — protein MSHFLDRLSFFTKTRTEFAGGHGITTTEDRSWEDGYRKRWQHDKIVRSTHGVNCTGSCSWKVYVKGGIVTWETQQTDYPRTRPDLPNHEPRGCPRGASYSWYLYSGNRVKYPLVRSKLLKLWRAARATLTPVAAWKSIVENPEKRAAYTRRRGLGGFVRANWDEVNEIIGAANAYTVKAHGPDRVFGFSPIPAMSMVSYASGARYLSLLGGVCMSFYDWYCDLPPASPQTWGEQTDVPESADWYNAGFLILWGSNVPQTRTPDAHFYTEARYKGAKSVVICPDYSEASKFADMWMSPKQGTDAAVAMAMGHVILREFHIDKKTEYFDDYMRRYSDMPMLVRLVKQGDHYIPDRFVRASDFVGGLNEANNPEWKTVAYDEVSGGIVAPNGSIGFRWGEKGNWNLEEKAAGGDTRLRMSLMDIQDDVAKVGFPYFGNREHDHFRGTDHPGVLTRNIPVKTLQLADGETLVASVFDLFVANYGIDRGLGGENIAKGYDEIEPYTPAWAEQISGVPRDQIITVAREFARNAEKTNGRSMVIVGAGLNHWYHMDMNYRGIINMLVMCGCVGQSGGGWSHYVGQEKLRPQSGWVPLAFGLDWSRPPRQMNSTSAFYAHTDQWRYETLDVKDVLSPTAPMGPWDGALIDYNVRAERMGWLPSAPQLQANPLDISKQAAASGMEAKDYVAKALKSGELKMSCEDPDNPKNWPRNLFVWRSNLLGASGKGHEYFLKHLLGTSHGVLGKDLGDVGGRKPSEVVWHEEAPEGKLDLLVTLDFRMSTTCMYSDIVLPTATWYEKNDLNTSDMHPFIHPLTAAVDPVWESRSDWEIYKGIAKSFSKVAPEVLGVEKDVVLTPIMHDSAGEIAQPFDVKDWKKGEIEPIPGKTMPSVAVVERDYPNIYKQFTSLGPLMSKLGNNGKGMSWNTDHEIALLKRLNGVVTEEGPSKGLPRIDTDIDACEVLLSLAPETNGEVAVKAWSSLGTFTGRDHTHLAIPKEDEKIRFRDVIAQPRKIISSPIWSGLESESVCYNACYTNVHELIPWRTLTGRQQLYQDHLWMRAFGEGFCVYRPPIDTKSVNPVIDRKPNGNKTIVLNFLTPHQKWGIHSTYTDNLLMLTLSRGGPIVWISEADAKNAGLVDNDWIEVFNTNGALVARAVVSQRVRQGMCMMYHAQEKIVNMPGSEQTGQRGGIHNSVTRVVLKPTHMIGGYVQQAYGFNYYGTVGSNRDEFVVIRKMTKVDWLDEPVAASSASLEAAE, from the coding sequence ATGAGCCATTTTCTAGACAGGCTTTCGTTCTTCACGAAAACCAGAACCGAGTTCGCCGGCGGTCACGGCATCACCACGACGGAAGACAGGTCGTGGGAGGACGGTTACCGCAAGCGCTGGCAGCACGACAAGATCGTGCGCTCCACGCATGGCGTGAACTGCACGGGCTCCTGTTCGTGGAAGGTCTATGTCAAGGGCGGCATCGTCACCTGGGAAACCCAGCAGACCGACTATCCGCGCACGCGGCCGGATCTGCCGAACCATGAACCGCGCGGCTGCCCGCGCGGCGCGAGCTATAGCTGGTATCTGTATTCCGGCAACCGCGTGAAGTATCCGCTGGTGCGCTCAAAGCTGCTGAAGCTGTGGCGCGCGGCGCGCGCGACGCTGACGCCGGTCGCCGCATGGAAGTCGATCGTCGAGAACCCCGAGAAGCGCGCCGCCTACACCAGGCGTCGTGGCCTCGGCGGTTTCGTGCGGGCGAACTGGGACGAGGTCAACGAGATCATCGGCGCGGCGAACGCGTACACGGTGAAGGCTCACGGCCCCGACCGCGTGTTCGGCTTCTCGCCGATCCCGGCGATGTCGATGGTGAGCTACGCCTCGGGCGCGCGTTATCTGTCGCTGCTCGGCGGCGTCTGCATGTCGTTCTACGATTGGTACTGCGACCTGCCGCCGGCCTCGCCGCAGACCTGGGGCGAGCAGACCGACGTTCCGGAAAGCGCCGACTGGTACAACGCGGGATTCCTGATCCTGTGGGGCTCCAACGTGCCGCAGACGCGCACGCCGGACGCGCACTTCTACACCGAGGCGCGCTACAAGGGCGCCAAGAGCGTGGTGATCTGCCCGGACTATTCGGAAGCATCGAAATTCGCCGACATGTGGATGTCGCCGAAGCAGGGCACCGACGCGGCGGTGGCGATGGCGATGGGCCACGTCATCCTGCGCGAATTCCATATCGACAAGAAGACCGAGTACTTCGACGACTACATGCGCCGCTACAGTGACATGCCGATGCTGGTGCGTCTGGTGAAGCAGGGCGATCACTACATTCCGGATCGCTTCGTGCGCGCGTCGGATTTCGTCGGCGGCCTCAACGAGGCCAACAACCCGGAATGGAAAACCGTCGCCTATGACGAGGTCAGCGGCGGCATCGTCGCTCCGAACGGTTCGATCGGCTTCCGCTGGGGCGAAAAGGGCAACTGGAATCTCGAGGAGAAGGCGGCGGGCGGCGACACCAGGCTGCGGATGTCGCTGATGGACATTCAGGACGATGTCGCCAAGGTCGGATTTCCGTATTTCGGCAATCGCGAGCATGACCATTTCCGTGGCACCGATCATCCGGGCGTGCTGACGCGCAACATTCCGGTGAAGACGCTTCAGCTTGCCGATGGCGAGACGCTGGTGGCCTCGGTGTTCGATCTGTTCGTCGCCAATTACGGCATCGATCGCGGCCTCGGCGGCGAGAATATCGCCAAGGGTTACGACGAGATCGAGCCTTACACCCCGGCGTGGGCGGAGCAGATCAGCGGCGTGCCGCGCGATCAGATCATCACGGTGGCGCGCGAGTTCGCGCGTAACGCCGAAAAGACCAATGGCCGTTCGATGGTGATCGTCGGCGCCGGTCTCAATCACTGGTACCACATGGACATGAACTACCGCGGCATCATCAACATGCTGGTGATGTGCGGTTGCGTCGGCCAGTCCGGTGGCGGCTGGTCGCATTATGTCGGGCAGGAAAAGCTGCGGCCGCAATCGGGCTGGGTGCCGCTCGCTTTCGGTCTCGACTGGAGCAGGCCGCCGCGCCAGATGAACTCGACCTCGGCGTTCTATGCGCACACCGACCAGTGGCGTTACGAGACGCTCGACGTCAAGGACGTGCTGTCGCCGACCGCACCGATGGGGCCGTGGGACGGCGCGCTGATCGACTACAACGTGCGCGCCGAACGCATGGGCTGGTTGCCGTCCGCGCCGCAGTTGCAGGCCAATCCACTCGACATCTCGAAGCAGGCGGCGGCATCGGGCATGGAAGCCAAGGACTACGTCGCCAAGGCGCTGAAGTCCGGCGAACTGAAGATGTCCTGTGAGGACCCGGACAATCCGAAGAACTGGCCGCGCAATCTGTTCGTGTGGCGCTCCAATTTGCTGGGCGCGTCCGGCAAGGGCCACGAATATTTCCTCAAGCATCTGCTCGGCACCAGCCACGGCGTGCTCGGCAAGGATCTCGGTGATGTCGGCGGCCGCAAGCCGTCCGAGGTGGTCTGGCACGAGGAAGCGCCGGAAGGAAAGCTCGACCTTCTCGTCACGCTCGACTTCCGCATGTCCACCACCTGCATGTATTCGGACATCGTGCTGCCGACCGCGACCTGGTACGAGAAGAACGATCTCAACACCTCGGACATGCATCCCTTCATCCACCCGCTGACCGCCGCGGTCGATCCGGTGTGGGAGTCGCGCAGCGACTGGGAGATCTACAAGGGCATCGCGAAATCGTTCTCGAAGGTCGCGCCGGAAGTGCTCGGCGTCGAAAAGGACGTGGTGCTGACGCCGATCATGCACGACTCGGCGGGCGAGATAGCGCAGCCGTTCGACGTCAAGGACTGGAAGAAAGGCGAGATCGAGCCGATCCCCGGCAAGACCATGCCGTCTGTCGCCGTGGTCGAGCGCGACTATCCGAACATCTACAAGCAGTTCACCTCGCTCGGCCCGCTGATGAGCAAGCTCGGCAACAACGGCAAGGGCATGAGCTGGAATACCGATCACGAGATCGCGCTGCTCAAGCGGCTCAACGGCGTCGTCACCGAGGAGGGACCGAGCAAGGGCTTGCCGCGCATCGACACCGACATCGACGCCTGCGAGGTGCTGCTCTCGCTTGCGCCGGAAACCAATGGCGAAGTCGCGGTCAAGGCATGGAGTTCGCTCGGCACCTTCACCGGCCGCGATCACACCCATCTCGCGATCCCGAAGGAGGACGAGAAGATCCGCTTCCGCGACGTGATCGCGCAACCGCGCAAGATCATCTCCTCGCCGATCTGGTCCGGGCTTGAATCGGAAAGCGTCTGCTACAACGCCTGCTATACCAACGTCCACGAACTGATCCCGTGGCGCACGCTGACCGGCCGTCAGCAACTCTATCAGGACCATCTGTGGATGCGGGCATTCGGCGAGGGCTTCTGCGTCTATCGGCCGCCGATCGACACCAAGTCGGTCAATCCGGTCATCGACCGCAAGCCGAACGGCAACAAGACGATCGTCCTGAACTTCCTCACGCCGCACCAGAAATGGGGCATCCACTCGACCTACACCGACAACCTTCTGATGCTCACCCTGTCGCGCGGCGGGCCGATCGTGTGGATCAGCGAGGCTGATGCGAAGAACGCGGGGCTGGTCGATAACGACTGGATTGAAGTGTTCAACACCAACGGCGCGCTGGTCGCGCGTGCGGTGGTGTCGCAGCGCGTCCGTCAGGGCATGTGCATGATGTATCACGCGCAGGAGAAGATCGTGAACATGCCGGGCTCCGAGCAGACCGGCCAGCGCGGCGGTATCCATAATTCGGTGACCCGCGTCGTGCTCAAGCCGACCCATATGATCGGCGGCTATGTGCAGCAGGCTTACGGTTTCAACTATTACGGCACCGTCGGCTCCAACCGCGATGAATTCGTCGTCATCCGTAAGATGACAAAGGTGGACTGGCTGGACGAGCCTGTCGCCGCATCGAGCGCAAGCCTGGAGGCCGCAGAATGA
- the narI gene encoding respiratory nitrate reductase subunit gamma, producing the protein MYTTINSIAFGWYPYLCAFVCLFGSLVRFDREQYTWRSGSSQLLRRRQLIWGSNLFHVGILVIFGGHFVGLLTPIWVFDMMGISHSFKQMLAMAAGGIAGLMCLVGISLLTHRRLFDPRIRANSSFGDTAILLILFAQLLLGLATIPVSAGHLDGHEMVKFMNWAQAIVTLQPDAAHYVLDVHPIFKAHLMLGMTIFLVFPFTRLVHIWSAPVWYLGRRGYQVVRSRPGSGPAPVATPRMPAPPPIQPAE; encoded by the coding sequence ATGTACACGACAATCAATTCCATCGCCTTCGGCTGGTATCCGTATCTGTGCGCTTTCGTCTGCCTGTTCGGCAGTCTCGTGCGCTTCGACCGCGAGCAATACACCTGGCGCAGCGGCTCGAGCCAGTTGTTGCGCCGCCGCCAGTTGATCTGGGGCTCCAACCTGTTCCACGTCGGCATCCTGGTGATCTTCGGCGGCCACTTCGTCGGCCTGCTGACGCCGATCTGGGTGTTCGACATGATGGGCATATCGCACAGCTTCAAGCAGATGCTGGCGATGGCCGCCGGTGGCATCGCCGGTCTGATGTGCCTGGTCGGCATTTCGTTGCTCACGCATCGCCGGCTGTTCGATCCGCGCATCCGCGCCAACTCGTCGTTCGGCGACACCGCGATCCTCTTGATCCTGTTCGCGCAGCTTCTGCTCGGCCTCGCCACCATTCCGGTATCGGCCGGTCATCTCGACGGCCATGAGATGGTGAAGTTCATGAACTGGGCGCAGGCCATCGTCACGCTGCAACCGGATGCGGCGCATTATGTCCTCGACGTGCATCCGATCTTCAAGGCGCATCTGATGCTCGGGATGACGATCTTCCTCGTCTTCCCGTTCACGCGCCTTGTGCACATCTGGAGCGCGCCGGTCTGGTATCTCGGCCGCCGCGGTTATCAGGTCGTGCGCAGCCGTCCGGGCAGCGGCCCGGCGCCGGTCGCGACACCGCGGATGCCTGCTCCACCGCCGATCCAGCCTGCGGAGTAG
- a CDS encoding Crp/Fnr family transcriptional regulator, translating to MPQSILSEESPSGYPRRCLHCQARSLSICAALDAPDLSAMEKLGPETHFATKDALFSEDDKARHVFNLTQGVARLYRLLPDGRRHIVGFGLPGDFLGATSSDHYSFSADAITPIIACRFSRDKFLRFVESKPNILRSMNEFEVRELHLARNQLLLLGSHSAEQRVALFLIGWRDRLARFGEIPETLPLPMKRRDIADFLGMTIETASRTFRRLERKKLIVNVPRGVRLENVARVEDLAWAR from the coding sequence ATGCCGCAGTCGATCCTGTCGGAAGAATCTCCCAGCGGTTATCCGCGCCGGTGCCTGCACTGTCAGGCGCGGTCGCTGAGCATATGCGCAGCACTCGATGCGCCCGATCTCTCCGCCATGGAGAAACTTGGTCCCGAGACGCATTTCGCGACCAAGGATGCCCTGTTCTCCGAGGACGACAAGGCGCGGCATGTTTTCAACCTGACGCAGGGCGTCGCGCGTTTGTACAGGCTGTTGCCGGACGGGCGGCGTCATATTGTCGGGTTCGGCCTGCCGGGCGATTTCCTCGGAGCGACATCCTCCGATCACTACAGTTTCTCGGCCGACGCCATTACGCCAATCATTGCCTGCCGGTTTTCCCGTGACAAGTTTTTGCGGTTCGTCGAATCCAAGCCGAATATCCTGCGGAGCATGAACGAGTTCGAGGTGCGGGAGCTTCATCTGGCCAGAAACCAGTTGTTGCTGCTGGGGAGTCATTCGGCGGAGCAGCGCGTTGCGCTGTTTCTCATCGGCTGGCGCGACCGGCTTGCGCGGTTTGGCGAGATACCGGAGACCTTGCCGCTGCCGATGAAGCGGCGGGACATCGCGGATTTCCTCGGCATGACCATCGAGACGGCCAGCCGCACGTTCCGGCGGCTGGAGCGGAAGAAACTCATCGTCAACGTGCCGAGAGGCGTTCGCCTGGAGAATGTCGCGCGCGTCGAGGATCTGGCATGGGCGCGATGA
- the mog gene encoding molybdopterin adenylyltransferase, with protein sequence MNHMDIDRDGSDSFVGSGTLARIGVLVVSDRASEGVYEDKSGKAVGDFLKKAIRSNWLIIFKIVPDGAESVASALIELSDREGCDLVLTTGGTGPAPRDLTPEGTRMVIGREMPGFGELMRRVSLEQVPTAILSRQLAGTRNRSLIVNLPGRPAAIDVCLNAIFPAIPYCLELIGARRIEVDSDVCIAFRPGN encoded by the coding sequence ATGAACCACATGGATATCGATCGCGACGGATCGGACTCTTTTGTCGGATCGGGAACGCTGGCGCGGATCGGTGTCCTTGTCGTCTCCGACCGCGCGAGCGAAGGCGTTTATGAAGACAAGAGCGGCAAGGCCGTTGGCGATTTTCTGAAGAAGGCCATCCGCTCGAACTGGCTTATCATCTTCAAGATCGTGCCCGATGGCGCCGAGAGCGTGGCGAGCGCATTGATCGAATTGTCGGATCGTGAAGGCTGCGATCTGGTTCTCACCACGGGAGGCACCGGCCCCGCGCCGCGCGATCTCACGCCAGAGGGCACGCGCATGGTCATCGGCCGCGAAATGCCCGGCTTTGGCGAATTGATGCGGCGGGTCAGTCTGGAGCAGGTGCCGACCGCGATCCTGTCGCGGCAGCTCGCCGGGACGCGCAACCGTTCCCTGATCGTCAATTTGCCGGGCCGCCCGGCGGCTATCGACGTCTGTCTGAACGCTATTTTCCCCGCCATTCCGTATTGCCTCGAATTGATCGGGGCGCGCCGTATCGAGGTCGATTCCGATGTGTGCATTGCATTCCGCCCGGGCAATTGA
- the narJ gene encoding nitrate reductase molybdenum cofactor assembly chaperone yields the protein MKTFKVLSALLTYPSEDLVAAAPLFGAVLDDEALVPLAAREKLDVLLDELAAGDLYDLQERYGLLFDRSRSLALHLFEHVHGESRDRGQAMVDLKTLYENAGFFITANDLPDFIPLFLEFLSTQPIAAARELLGQPAHILAAIAERLERRESNYKAVFDALVAIAEQQPEREAVEELLKGPDPDPMDFAALDAAWEEEEVNFGPAAQSQSSCGRDGLQSRLRHASRAVKSPAA from the coding sequence ATGAAGACGTTCAAGGTGCTGTCCGCACTTCTGACCTATCCTTCCGAAGACCTCGTTGCAGCCGCGCCGCTGTTCGGCGCGGTGCTGGATGATGAGGCTCTGGTGCCGCTGGCCGCGCGCGAGAAGCTCGACGTGCTGCTCGATGAGCTGGCGGCCGGCGATCTCTACGATCTACAGGAACGCTATGGCCTGCTGTTCGACCGCAGCCGTTCGCTGGCGCTGCATCTGTTCGAGCATGTCCATGGCGAAAGCCGCGACCGTGGCCAGGCCATGGTCGATCTGAAGACGCTGTATGAGAATGCCGGCTTCTTCATCACCGCGAACGATCTGCCGGATTTCATTCCGCTGTTCCTCGAATTCCTCTCGACCCAGCCGATTGCGGCGGCGCGTGAATTGCTGGGGCAGCCCGCGCATATTCTCGCCGCCATCGCCGAGCGGCTGGAGCGCCGCGAGTCGAACTACAAGGCTGTCTTTGACGCTCTGGTCGCGATTGCCGAGCAACAGCCCGAGCGCGAGGCGGTCGAGGAATTGTTGAAGGGGCCGGACCCCGATCCGATGGACTTCGCGGCGCTCGATGCGGCGTGGGAAGAAGAGGAAGTCAATTTCGGACCCGCCGCGCAGAGCCAATCGTCATGCGGGCGGGACGGGTTGCAGTCGCGGCTCCGCCATGCCTCGCGCGCCGTCAAGTCACCGGCAGCCTGA
- the narH gene encoding nitrate reductase subunit beta, with product MKIRAQIAMVLNLDKCIGCHTCSVTCKNVWTSREGMEYAWFNNVETKPGIGYPKDWENQKRWKGGWVRRRDGSIAPRIGGKWRVLANIFANPDLPEIDDYYEPFTYDYEHLQNAPDMKAMPTARPRSLVSGERLEKIQWGPNWEEILGGEFAKRSKDYNFDGVQKDIYGQFENTFMMYLPRLCEHCLNPTCVASCPSGAIYKREEDGIVLIDQDKCRGWRMCVSGCPYKKIYYNWQSGKSEKCIFCYPRIEAGQPTVCSETCVGRIRYLGVVLYDADRIAEAASKPDERDLYQAQLDVFLDPNDPSVIAEAERQGIPHAWLEAAKSSPIWKMAMEWKVAFPLHPEYRTLPMVWYVPPLSPITSAASAGKIGLDGEMPDVRSLRIPMRYLANLLTAGNEEPVALALERMLAMRAYMRAKTVDGVIDEAIANRVGLKGAQIDEMYKIMALANYEDRFVIPTAHRELGADAYDMRGSCGFSFGNGCGGGETEVNLFGSPRKTKNPMEVV from the coding sequence ATGAAGATCCGTGCCCAGATCGCAATGGTGCTCAATCTCGATAAGTGCATCGGGTGCCACACCTGTAGCGTGACTTGCAAGAACGTATGGACCAGCCGCGAAGGCATGGAATATGCGTGGTTCAATAACGTCGAAACCAAACCCGGCATCGGCTATCCGAAGGACTGGGAAAACCAGAAGCGCTGGAAGGGCGGCTGGGTGCGCCGGCGCGACGGCTCCATCGCGCCGCGCATCGGCGGCAAGTGGCGGGTGCTGGCGAACATCTTCGCCAATCCCGACCTGCCGGAAATCGACGATTATTACGAGCCCTTCACTTACGATTACGAGCATTTGCAGAACGCGCCGGACATGAAGGCGATGCCGACCGCGCGGCCGCGCTCGCTGGTGTCCGGAGAGCGGCTGGAGAAAATCCAGTGGGGGCCGAACTGGGAGGAAATCCTCGGCGGCGAATTCGCCAAGCGCTCGAAGGATTACAATTTCGACGGCGTGCAGAAGGACATCTACGGCCAGTTCGAAAACACCTTCATGATGTACCTGCCGCGGTTGTGCGAGCACTGTCTCAATCCGACTTGCGTCGCGTCGTGCCCATCGGGCGCGATCTACAAGCGCGAGGAGGACGGCATCGTCCTGATCGATCAGGACAAGTGCCGTGGCTGGCGCATGTGCGTGTCGGGCTGCCCCTACAAAAAGATTTACTACAACTGGCAGTCGGGCAAATCCGAGAAGTGCATCTTCTGCTATCCGCGCATCGAAGCGGGGCAGCCGACGGTGTGCTCGGAGACCTGTGTCGGCCGCATCCGCTATCTCGGCGTCGTGCTCTATGACGCCGACCGCATCGCGGAGGCCGCCAGCAAGCCGGACGAGCGCGACCTCTATCAGGCCCAGCTCGACGTGTTCCTTGATCCGAACGATCCGTCGGTGATCGCGGAAGCCGAGCGTCAGGGCATTCCTCATGCGTGGCTGGAGGCCGCCAAATCGTCGCCGATCTGGAAGATGGCGATGGAATGGAAGGTCGCGTTCCCGCTGCACCCGGAATATCGCACGCTGCCGATGGTCTGGTACGTGCCGCCGCTGTCGCCGATCACCTCGGCGGCGTCCGCCGGAAAGATCGGTCTCGATGGTGAGATGCCGGACGTTCGCTCGCTGCGGATTCCGATGCGCTATCTCGCCAACCTCCTGACGGCAGGCAACGAGGAGCCGGTGGCGCTCGCGCTCGAGCGCATGCTGGCGATGCGGGCCTACATGCGGGCCAAGACGGTGGACGGCGTGATCGACGAGGCCATTGCCAATCGTGTTGGCCTCAAGGGCGCGCAGATCGACGAGATGTACAAGATCATGGCGCTGGCCAATTACGAGGACCGCTTCGTGATCCCGACCGCGCACCGCGAACTCGGCGCCGACGCCTACGACATGCGCGGCTCGTGCGGCTTCTCGTTCGGCAATGGCTGCGGCGGCGGCGAAACCGAGGTCAATCTGTTCGGCTCGCCGCGCAAGACCAAGAATCCGATGGAGGTGGTGTGA